The stretch of DNA gattacctaaattgccccctcccagctcatttacagctcactctcAGCCGGTTTCGGgttaaaattacaaggtgagaggtttacaaatccgaccttctcacgtattcggaAGGTGCACAACTCCGACCTTCTTACATATTCACGTTTTACTCACATGTCTTCAGTCGACGAAGGTTGTTATAACCTTCGGGTACCTCCGAGAGTTCGGGCCATGAAGATTCCATCAACGAAGGTCTTGATCTTCGAGTTTATGTTTCCGGGTGGccgttcgtcaccttcggcgcgGTGGAGGCGGTATCCTTCGGACCGAAGGCCTTGGTGCTTGCGCTTGCGCTTCAGGGCAGCCTTCCGTTACCTTCGGCCTTTAGAACGTGATATCCTTCGGCCCGAAGGTCATGGTCTTCGATCTTGCGCTCCTTAGTGTTCATCCGATACCTTCGGGTACGCTTGACTCCATTTCGTTATGGCCCTGCAAACAGGTTAAGGAGCATTTCCGAGGGAgagggcttgacccgaaggtccaatccccaacagcgAGAAGAGAATGAGCACATTATCCCTTCACTTGTATAATATCCCTGTGTACAGTATAAATACAGAGCAGTACGCATACGCTACCGACGGAGCTCGTGCGATCGCTTTCGATGGACGACCAGCTCACGACCGGAGAGCGAAGACCACCGCGGGGACAGGGGTGCGTGCGGGAGACACTTGGTCGACGTACCCTACAGTTTCATAATGCATGGGTGTGGTGTTAGCTCTTAGCTGTTGCTCCTGTTAGTCACGTACGTACGCCGCAGCGATGCATGGCCTGGCCACCCCATGTACAGCTCGTGGTTGTCAGACACACTCACGGTGCCACCGGCTCCACCGTCCCGGTCGTTCAGGCTGCACATGCCTGGGTGAATGGCTGAGTGTGAATCGGCAGTGTGGAACGCCGGCGACTCGCGCGGGCTCGCGACCCAACACCGGCCAGCGTGGAACTCAGGAAGAGCACCGGCTCACACCACGCTGTTCCCTCGACGAAAAAGGGGAGATCAACACGCTACAAAATTGGCGTTCCAGTCGGGGACCaggctagccggcgacgcccaGCAACCTTTGTACTCCGTAGGGCGGCGAGAGCAGGTGAGGTTTGATGCCCAGTGCTCGCCAGGAAAACCAAAATGTGCACATTGTTTGATTGAgatccaaagaaaaaaaagggggacgAAATCAGATCGCATCATGCTTTAAGCTCGACGACGAGAGACGAAAACTGTCACGAATATTGTAGCGCCTAACCTAGATGGACACAATCACACGAGCGGATATCTGTACGTGCGCGGCGCGCTGAGATCGTGGAACAGACCCCCCGCTCGGTGCTCACAGATTACAGGCACAACCGTAACCAAGTGGCGTGCGGCGATCGGAACAGCGACGAGGCTGTGGCAAGAATAAGATCACCCCCGATCCTAAACCCACATGCGGGTCAGGTGCCCCCGCGCGTCGATCCGCATCCGCTCCACGGGCGGCGAGGATCCGGatggggcgggggcgggcgcaAGCGCAAGGGAGGAGGGACAGACGGGGGCCGGCGCACATGCCGGCACATGCGCACGCGCAGAGCTGAGAgcgcggcgcggcacggcggtCCTCGCCGGCCTCGCTGCTCACGAACGCATCTCACCTCGGTCACTCACTCTCGGCCCTCCTTGCCCCGGTCACCGGTCGCACCGCACGGGGGAGCACGGCCGCGTTCGCACGCGCGCCCCGGCCCCGGGAGAGCAGAGTGGGGCGGAGCCGCAGGCCGGCCCGGGTGCGCCCCGCCTTGGCCTTGCACCGCGCGCGGCGTGCCTGGGGCTGGCAGGCAAAACCGCGGGTGGGTGCGGCGGGGGGCCGGGCGACACGGCGGGGTCCCGGGATGTGATGGCGGGGCCCGGGCCGCCCGTGGCGCGAAGCGGCCCCCACGACCTGTCCCGCTCACAGCGCGCCTGCTTGTCCtgagcgcggcgcggggcgccCGCGGGTGGCCAGCCGGGGCGGTGGGGGCGCGCCGCCACTGCTCGGCCCGGCTgccgcggcagcagcagaggcgCGCGGATGCTACCTGCAACAACGATTAACCAGGGCTAGTGctactgctttttttttttttggaaatttgtGTCAAGTACACTCTCAAAAACTGGTTTTGAGTGAAGCACATTGTAAAAGCTGAATTTATCTCCAACACATCATAAAATTGCAAttttgtctccaacacaccATGCTGAGTATAATAATCAATTTTAACTTAGAGATGGTGTAAAAAGACCATTTTGCCCCTGGTCCCACTTGTCATCTTATtccccttctcttcttctctcttcCCCACCGTCTCCTCCCTGCCGCGCCCATCGCCTCGCCGTGGCTCTCTCGGCGGCGCACGCGCCCCGGACCACAGGGGCCATGGCTCTGGAgtcggccgccgcggctgcttgcctgcccgccgcctgcgcgcgccgctccgccgcccgcgcgcgctcctCCGAGGCCCGAGCATCGCCCCGTCGCGCGTGcgtgctcctccgccgcccccgcgcgccgccccacCGTTcgcgcgctcctccgccgcccccgcgcgccaACCCACCGTTCGcgcgcgctcctccgccgcccccgcgcgcacCCGTCGCTGAGCGCGTGCTCCTCCGCAGCCCCCCCGACGCCGCCCACCGTTAGCGCGCGCTCCCTCGCCGCCCCTGCGCGCACGTGCGTGCTCCTCCGCACGTCCCAAGCGCGCCGCCCCAACGTTCGCGCgactcctccgccgccccgcgcgaaACCCGTCGGCGCGCGTGCTCCTCGCCGCCCAAGCGCGCCGCCCCACCGTTAGCGCGCTCTCGCCGCACCCGCGCGCAACCCGTCGCGCGAGCGTGctctccgccgcccccgcgcgacGCCCCACACGTTGAGCGCTCCTCCGCGCCCCCGCGCGCCACCCGTAGCGGCTGCGTGATCCTCCGCGccggcgcgcgccgctgctccacccagccctgctccgccccgccgagGATCtgagaggaggcggaggaggctcAGGCACCGGCCCCGCACCGCAGCGCTCTGGAGGCACCGGCCccgcaccgtcgccgccgcgctctggaGGCGGCCGCCGCACACACCCGGGGAGGGGGCCCGCAGGGAGGGGGTGCGGCGAGAGGAGTGGACGCTGCGCttgcccacggccgccgccaccggctcctCCTTGCCGTCCTCACCTGCCGGACGCCGGCGAGGGGCTGTCCTCCCTCACGCACTTCAGCATCCTCGCCGACGCGTGCACCGTCATGGCCGTGGCCACCGTGGTGAAGCAGGACGCCCAGCTCCTAGCCGCGCGCGGCGGGCAGCCGTTCGCCTGGCGGAGCGCCGTCGCGGGGCTCTGGCGTCGCCGGAGCCGAGCCCGGCCGCCGCGaggcccgcctccgcgccgcgcaggcgtgcgcgcggctcgatccgccgccgccgtgccgcgtgcccgtcggcgagggaggaggagggagggacggAAGCGGGAGGAGCAGGAGGGCGCGGCCATGGAGAGAGAGGTGCGGGAGGGAGaagcgaggaggaagagggcaaAGGGCAAAACTGTCTTTTTATCTGACCTCTCAGTTGAAAATGAGTAGTTTATTGGATGTAGTGTGTGATAGACTAAATGACTCTTTCGCGGTGTGTTGGCAACAAATTCGAATTTGGCGGTGTGCTCTACACAAAATCATGCTTTCACAGTGTCCTGTGGACaaatttccctttttttttttgagcatcgTGCTAGTGCTACTGCTAGGAAGTGGTGTTTTGTGGACGAGTACACCATATTTTTTGTGGATTCGTGCGCGCGTTGGCGTTCGCGCCCAGCTTTAACTTTGTCGTGTCGCGCCACCTGTCCGGGCCTGTTCATTGGGTAACGATTGCCGGCTGCGTGCATGTGCAGCGGGGGATTCAGAGGCCTTTGCAGGCTTTAGTATACTACAGTGCGGAGGGGTCTTTGACAGGAAAGGCTTTGTTGGACCGAGCCGCGCTTTTCGAAAGCGCCCTTTGCGCAAAATTTTGCCTGCCGCTGATGCTGATCACGAGCGAGACCATCGGCACTCACTAGCCGTGTGCTTCAGCAGCAGCTCCATTGAAATCAAATCAAATGCACACGCAATGGCTTCAGATCTTccggccctgtttagatcacaCCTCATAAACttcgtaaacacaaaaaaacgtcacatcgaatatttcgacacatgcatgaagtactaaatgaagtttatttacaagactttttgcatagataggctgtaaatcgcgagacgaatccaatgagcctacttaatccataatttgcaacaatgatgctaAAGTAACTatctgctaattattaattaattatggattaattagcatcattagattcgtttcgcgattgacaacacatctgtgcaaaaaaatttataaataaattttatttagtacttcaaattaataaaattccaacgcaaaaaTTTTGGCgcgtggaactaaacacggcctcttCGTTCCGAGCGGAACGGTTTCAAATTTTGGGAGGGAGGGGCAGGTCAAAAACTGTACCACGCCATGACACAGGGccgctgcatgcatgcatgcatgtgtgcagGCCggcgtggtgtgtgtgtgtgggggggggggggggggggggctgcgaGGAACCGGTACGTGCCGTGGGGCGCAGCCTGCGGACCAGGCACCAGAGCGCCAGGgctatggtggtggtggtggacgcGTACCGTCGCGTGGTTGATGGGCTTGATAAAAGCTGGGGGCACGCCGCTGCTGCAGGCCACATGGGCATGACTCGGCGGCCTGCCAAGGTGGGGACGCGCCCACCTTTTTTCCCTCCTCacccggccgcggccgggcaGGCGCGTACGCGTCGCCGGACCTTGCTCCCTCTCGTCTCGTTTCCCACACCGCAACCTCCCCGTTTTGGAACAGGGATTAAAAAAAATCCCatggactttttagtatttagaaatattaaataaatagactttttagtatttagcagtattaaataaaagttaattataaaactaactgcagaaccctgaggctaaactgcgagacgaatctaatgatatattttaatctataattaatgaatgattactgtagcatcactgtaacaaattatgaattaattaggttcattagattcttctcgcgaaaaaacactcagctgtcaaaaaacatttataaataaattttatttaatactataaaataataagattctttttgatgtaaTAGGGACTTCTGGGAAAAAATTGGAACGGGCGAGCGAGATGTGGCGCGCGTGAAGCCTACGGACACGGGAGATACTGGTCAACTCCAGCGCGCGCATGTCCTACGGCGCGGGTACTAGAGGACACCGGCAACCGCGGCCAAGGGTACTCGTCCCCGTCATCAGCGGGTGCTACTCGTTCGTAACGGCGCACGCAGAGGTGTCGCGGTAATTTTAGCATCAGTCCCCACGGTAATTCCGAATTAACACAAGTTTTGAGGGCTGGAGCAGGCCCagaccagtccaaagctgctcCGTGCTACACTCGCTGCTGCACGAGCACGGCAGAGGGGTTTGGTCGTCACCGGTTGCCCCCCCTCTCGGTTCCAATCTGAAGTTTTGGCCACGTCCGATCTTGCTTTCGTCAGAAGCGCTGCGAAACATTAGGCGAGCTCAAACTTTTCCGTTGCAAAACGAGAGCAAAAACTTTGGCGGGCGGAAATGGCTAAGGAACCGAGCAGAAAACCGGGCTGAATCACGAAGTCGCAGCGCCTTTTTGTTTGTCTTCATTTAGAATTTTGAGCGGGTTTTAAGATTTGGAAATAGCACAATTTGGAGTATACCACAAGTCCCTACTgcgttgttgtttttttttttttgaagaaaggtCGCTACTGCATGGTTCGCAGGAGCCTCAGGCCTCAGTAGTACTAGTAGCAACTTGCGTAGACATGCATTCAAGGGGAACAGAGATCAcgctgatgttttttttttgaatcaaaGGATCACGCTGATGTTGGCATTGTAGACTCCCTCGAGCATTGCGTCCAGTCAGCAGAAGTACAGAACATCTTTAAGCCAAGGTTATCAAAATGGCGCCCCAATTTGTGTCGTTCTGATCACAACTCACAATACTGGAGCGATAATAAGAATTAACAATAACATATCATCAATCTTGGATCGATGGCTTTAACCAAGATCCTGACAGCAATATCAGTATCTCAAGGATACTCGAGAACCAGCCCCAACAAACAAATCAGTACCCTGTCTATCAGTGGAGATGCAGAGAAAGGAGGGGGCAAAGCACTTCTAAATTTTCTTTCTCACTTTACTTTCATTCTTTCTGTAGAGGTGTCAACTACACTGGGATGTGGGATCCACTCAACCAGATGGGAACAAAAGCAAAATAATCACATATTTTGTAGCGACTTGCCTGTGCTGATCAGGGGTTGATACTTGGAGACATAAACACAGGGAGCGACTGAAGATTATAGACATATGAGATCTCACACAGCTGCTGTAATATACTCCATCGGAATGGCTTGGGATCTTGCAGTTAAAATACCTCACAGATCACTGCCATGGCCATGTGCTCCTTCTCCAGTCCCTGGGCCGCCCCTGTATACAATATCTGCAGCTTGCAGCAGGCTGTAGCTGTACTGGTGTTACATGAGACCTGTGGCTGTTGGCTGGTACCAGCATTGTGGATTAACCTCACGATTTAGTAAACCTAGTAGAGGTGGCTGTAGTTGCAGAGTACATCAAGGATCTTGGAACAGTAAAATCATTTGTGCTGATGGAATCAGCGACTGGTAAAACTAAGGACAACTAGTAGTATATATGTCTTCTAATAACTAGGGGTAACACTGGAttacttgtatatatatatattatatatatctaGCAATACTTCATATGCCGCCGCTTTCTTAATCAAGGCTAATGGCATCTTCTCTTGTGGTTTAGTAGAGCTATCCACTAAAAAGAGTGGActaagaacaaaagaaaggGAACAAACACTATGCTGACACTTCACTCCTTTTTTCCCTATATTCCACCATCGCTTTTCTTGGCTTGTTGTATTCCTGTCACAAACACAAACagcaaaaggagaaagaaaacaaaaaaagattAGAGAGAAAGGGCAGCATAATTAGTAAAGCCAAAAGGTCGTTATTTGAGAAGCGTAGTCGGAATAAAGAGAGGCGTTAGTGCTTACTAtgattaggctccaatggtgaacTTTACAACCCCATAGCTCCGTGATCGGAGGAGAGCCTGCTCATTACATTCAGCAAATCATTTCAGTCGTGGATGACAGAATGTTCATGGAAATAATCAGGAGGCAACAGAAAGTAGAGGCGTAACACACCTGTGCATGGGGAAGAAGTAGGGCCTCGGCGAAGGAATGTCCAACGTGGGGGGACGGAGATGGTTACCACCGCCGTCGGTGTTGCTGCTAGAGTCCGCACCCATACGGGATGCGGCGTTCTCAGTCTCGGCAGATGGGAAGCTCTCATGCGCAAATGAAGCAGACTTGGTCGGGGAAGCGAATGGGCTGTCTGGCAAATTGTGTTCTCCACTGCAGATTTCATGGAACAAACAAGGGTCAGGCTTTTTGGCACACTAAAATTTTGTTGAGCTTTTCCGAGTTGAATGTCTAttggatcatgattcatgaaaGCAAAGTGTtggaataataataataataataataataataataataataataataataataataagcaAGCAGAATGATGATGATGTGCTGTTTAGTGTAGCTAAATCCACCTTTGGTCGCTATCGGCAGCGTTCGGGCTCGCCTCGCCAGCAGGTTCCTCCTTATCAGCACCGTTGACCTTCCCCTCTAGAGCAAAGCCACCGCTGAACTTGAGCTGCTCCCCTGTCAACACCCAAGGAATCACAATGATCAGTAACATTTGAAACAATTTGGTTAAGTGACCAATGTGTTCTCACGGCTATGCATACCGCACTCCGGTGGCGACTCGACTGCGGTGGTGCTCACGGGTTGGCCAGAAGAAAAGGAATTTGCAATTGGTGTGGGCAGTGGCGACGATGTCGCAGACGCAGCTGTGCGTGCCTTGAGATCAAGCAGCTGAAGGCCCATGAGGCGGCGGTTCTGGAGCTCTATGGCCTGCTGAAGCTCAgcggcctgctgctgctcctcaagCTTGCGCCGCAACAGCAGCTcattggcgctgttcgagtgcTGCAGCATCCTCGCACCTGGCAAAACGGACAAGGCATGATATGGGAGAAAACCACTCCGATGATCAAGCAAATATCATAGTAAAGCGATTTTGACCAAGCTAAAGTCCGAATCTTTTTACCGAGTTGGTGGAGATCAAAGGGGTCTCTACCGTCTAGCCCGGTGGGCGTCGTGCACCCGGAGAAGTCCCCTTGCTGCTGCTTCCTGTGAAGCGACGAACAGCAAAATCAGTCAGCCCGATCAAATGCATGCACGCACGGCCGCCATTGTTGCGTTCGGAAGCGAAGGGTTAATTTGCGATGCGTGCCTGTACTTGTCCGGGACCTTGCCCTTCTCCTTGTAGGGCTTGACGAGCACGCGCGCGTCGCAAATGAAGTGCGGGTTGCCCTTGGCCAGGATGAGCTTCACCGTCTCCGGGTACACGAAGGTGACGAACCCGAACATGCGTTTCTGCTGGTAGGGGATGCGCACGTCGTGGACCGGGCCATAGATGCTGCGCCGCATTGTTGGCAAGGAGCGCAAGGGTCAGCGAGATCGCGTTCCATCCAAGAAAGCAGCAGCCATGGTGGAGCATCGCATTAGCATGTGTGCGTCGCATGCATACCATACCTGAAGTAGTTCGAGACGTCCTCCTCGCGGAACGTGCTGTCGGCCGGGAAGGTGAGGTAAATCTGGCGCGAGCCGGGGCTCATCATGCTCGCGAAGTCGGCACGGTCCAGGCGCGGGCGGCCCATGAACTTGTGCGCGTCGTCGCCGCAGCCCAGCAtcagcgccgcggccgcggcggctctGCACGCGCACAGGCGAAAAAAGGCTGGAGCTTTGCATTGGTGCGAATGATTCGAGGTTGGGGGTCAGAAGTTGTAAATGCGGCGGCTCTACCTGTcgtgctgttgttgctgctgctgctgctgcagcaggaAGCTGAGGCACTTgctggcggcggagggcgagcctGGGAGGGAGCCGGTGGGGGAGTAGGGGAAGGCGGCGGGGCCGAGGCGCTGGCTCTTGGAGCGGAGGAAGTCctggcactgctgctgctgctgctgatcggCGGTGGCTTCCATCTtggtggcggcgagcgcggccgcgTCGTCGGGGAGGCCGCTGTGGACGAACCTGCAGCTGCTGCCGTTCTTGCAGAAGCCGCGAGCGTAGTAGAGGCAGGGCTTCCACCCGAatccgtcaccgccgccgcccccgccgaggCAGAGCTCGTTCACCGACGCGCTCCGGCGGTGCACGGGGCCGCAGTTGGACCACCCGAGGCCGAACGGGAGCATCCCGCCGCCATCGCCCGGGCCGGGGCTCCAGCACTCGCCGGCGTCGAGCCCCGGGAGCTGGTGCGCGGGGCTCACGCCGCCCTCGTTGAGGAACGCGAGCTGCTCCTGCAGCTGCAAATCGTCCAGGAGCGCGTCCCCGCCCTGGTGAGGAAAGAAGGGCGCCGCCCCACCGTTCACGGGACTAGGCAGCTCATCCCcagcccccgccgcctcctccgcggcgCCATTATTACTCGTGCTGTTGCTCCTCGAGAAGGCCGGCGCCTGCGcccacgacgacggcgaggataCCGATAGCGGAgacggcgcgccggcgcggccggagtTCTGGCGCGGGAGCTGCAGGAACGGCAcgtggcccgcggcggcgacggaggtggGCGAGGCCGGGAGGAGCAGGCCGAGGTCCTTGCGCGCCTTGGCCATGACGGCGTGGAGCAGCGACTCCGGGCCGAAGGCGAGGCGGATCATCTCCTTCTCGCCGTGGTCctggatgaggaggaggcccaTGATCTTGGCGGCGTGGTCCGGGTCCAGCGCCTGGATCCGGGAGAACACCACCTTGGTCGCCTCGTAGGCGTCCATGGCCGCGCCGGCCAGGGGGAGGGGTGAGACGAGACGAAACCCTCGTCGCTCCCCTGCACACCGCACCGCAGGAGCTCACGGGCTTCTCGCTTCTGCCTCACGCCTTTCTTtacctggctggctggctggcctgCCCGGTCTCTTACCGCCTTCACGGCCTTTTGTACACACGCGGTGGCCGCACTGCGCGGCAGCGCGATCGGATCGATGGATGTCAGTGTAGGGTAGCGCTGAGCTGATCTGATGGGTAATGGCTAGTGCTCCTCTCCTCTGGCTGCTCGCGAGCCTCCGCTTCCCCAAGCTGCCgctgcgccaccgcgccgctccAATTCCCCAAGGTTTGGTGCTTAGCCGCGGCCTATCAGAGAGCAAACTCCATTACTACTGCacacctccctctctctctccctctctattGTAAATCCTATATCATCATCGCCTTGGGGAGTTGGGGACTTGGGGGTTGGTTTCTTGGGCTCGGGACTCTGCTTGGGGAAGCGAGTGTGCGGGGTGGGGTATGCAGACTGCCAGGGAGAAGCAGGTGTGTGCGCTGCAAGCTTTTGAGGGCTCAATGGCCGTGTGC from Panicum virgatum strain AP13 chromosome 9K, P.virgatum_v5, whole genome shotgun sequence encodes:
- the LOC120648150 gene encoding translation initiation factor IF-2-like, translated to MTVHASARMLKCVREDSPSPASGSIRAPLLLPRQPGRAVAARPHRPGWPPAGAPRRAQDKQARCERDRSWGPLRATGGPGPAITSRDPAVSPGPPPHPPAVLPASPRHAARGARPRRGAPGPACGSAPLCSPGAGARVRTRPCSPVRCDR
- the LOC120652482 gene encoding zinc finger CCCH domain-containing protein 22-like, producing the protein MDAYEATKVVFSRIQALDPDHAAKIMGLLLIQDHGEKEMIRLAFGPESLLHAVMAKARKDLGLLLPASPTSVAAAGHVPFLQLPRQNSGRAGAPSPLSVSSPSSWAQAPAFSRSNSTSNNGAAEEAAGAGDELPSPVNGGAAPFFPHQGGDALLDDLQLQEQLAFLNEGGVSPAHQLPGLDAGECWSPGPGDGGGMLPFGLGWSNCGPVHRRSASVNELCLGGGGGGDGFGWKPCLYYARGFCKNGSSCRFVHSGLPDDAAALAATKMEATADQQQQQQCQDFLRSKSQRLGPAAFPYSPTGSLPGSPSAASKCLSFLLQQQQQQQQHDRAAAAAALMLGCGDDAHKFMGRPRLDRADFASMMSPGSRQIYLTFPADSTFREEDVSNYFSIYGPVHDVRIPYQQKRMFGFVTFVYPETVKLILAKGNPHFICDARVLVKPYKEKGKVPDKYRKQQQGDFSGCTTPTGLDGRDPFDLHQLGARMLQHSNSANELLLRRKLEEQQQAAELQQAIELQNRRLMGLQLLDLKARTAASATSSPLPTPIANSFSSGQPVSTTAVESPPECGEQLKFSGGFALEGKVNGADKEEPAGEASPNAADSDQSGEHNLPDSPFASPTKSASFAHESFPSAETENAASRMGADSSSNTDGGGNHLRPPTLDIPSPRPYFFPMHRLSSDHGAMGL